The proteins below are encoded in one region of Rhizobacter sp.:
- a CDS encoding DNA-binding protein — MARAGIYKSDVLQARNRLVKAGRHPSIDAIRIELGNTGSKGTIHRYLKEIEEEESGVTSQVKTSEAILELASRLAERLELEAKERLVTTEARHAERVAELQAMLDQRQQELTAVRAQLGQAETALAQEKVLRRGAADQVTRLNLEVTQLTAQGDGLQQRLTEAQAHGASLEEQRRHAHASLEHFRAAAKEQREREQRQHEQQVQYLQAELGKASASLADKAIEIRVATQEKLETLSQLQVARSEARQLEERLRELKPLKEQLANQAQIVEQLRAQAGQQADRVDELRTRNLALEQRNTELVGEVAAASAATAAKEQLVASVLARLPITGEKTKPVTAATGSA, encoded by the coding sequence ATGGCCAGAGCCGGCATCTACAAGAGCGATGTGCTCCAAGCGAGGAATCGTCTGGTCAAGGCCGGGCGCCATCCGTCAATCGACGCCATACGTATCGAGTTGGGTAACACCGGCTCCAAGGGCACCATCCATCGGTACCTGAAGGAGATCGAAGAGGAAGAGTCAGGGGTGACCTCGCAGGTGAAGACCAGCGAGGCGATCCTGGAACTGGCTTCGCGCCTGGCTGAGCGGCTGGAGTTGGAGGCCAAAGAACGTCTGGTGACGACCGAAGCGCGGCATGCCGAGCGCGTGGCTGAGTTGCAGGCGATGCTGGATCAGCGCCAGCAGGAGCTGACAGCCGTGCGTGCCCAGCTGGGTCAAGCCGAGACGGCGCTGGCGCAGGAGAAGGTGTTGCGGCGCGGTGCGGCCGACCAGGTGACGCGCCTGAACCTGGAGGTCACCCAGCTGACCGCACAGGGGGACGGCTTGCAGCAGCGGCTCACCGAGGCGCAGGCGCATGGCGCCTCTCTTGAAGAACAGCGCCGGCACGCCCACGCGTCACTCGAACACTTCCGGGCGGCAGCAAAGGAACAGCGCGAGCGGGAGCAGCGCCAGCATGAGCAGCAGGTGCAGTACCTGCAGGCCGAGCTGGGCAAGGCCAGCGCTTCACTAGCCGACAAAGCGATCGAGATCCGGGTTGCGACGCAGGAGAAGCTCGAGACCTTGTCTCAGCTGCAGGTCGCGCGCAGCGAAGCCCGCCAGCTGGAAGAACGTCTGCGTGAACTCAAGCCGCTTAAGGAACAGCTGGCCAACCAAGCGCAGATCGTCGAGCAGCTGCGCGCTCAGGCCGGGCAACAGGCCGATCGGGTCGACGAACTTCGAACGCGCAACCTGGCGCTGGAGCAACGCAACACCGAGCTGGTTGGTGAGGTGGCCGCTGCCAGTGCCGCAACGGCAGCGAAGGAGCAACTGGTGGCGAGCGTGTTGGCTCGGTTGCCGATCACCGGGGAGAAGACGAAGCCCGTGACTGCGGCGACCGGCTCGGCGTAG